From the Lysobacter sp. FW306-1B-D06B genome, one window contains:
- a CDS encoding isochorismatase family cysteine hydrolase encodes MKRHALLIIDMINALDFAQGAKLLASARPAAQRIARLKARLKPRGVPVVYVNDNYGQWRSDFRQVVAQCAQDASLGAPLVRLLHPEDDDFFVLKPERSGFHDTPLRLLLDRLGADTLILTGIALDVCVLATATDAGMHGYRLFVPSDCVASETPGRKQASLKLLRDSLHVDTRASRAITLR; translated from the coding sequence GTGAAACGCCACGCCCTTCTGATCATCGACATGATCAACGCGCTCGACTTCGCGCAGGGCGCGAAGCTGCTCGCATCCGCGCGACCGGCCGCGCAGCGCATCGCGCGACTGAAGGCGCGATTGAAGCCGCGCGGCGTTCCGGTCGTCTACGTCAACGACAACTACGGCCAATGGCGCTCCGACTTCCGCCAGGTCGTCGCGCAGTGCGCGCAGGACGCATCGCTGGGCGCGCCGCTGGTCAGGCTGCTGCACCCCGAGGACGATGACTTCTTCGTGCTCAAGCCCGAGCGCTCCGGTTTCCACGACACGCCCTTGCGCCTGCTGCTGGACCGGCTCGGCGCCGACACGCTGATCCTCACCGGCATCGCGCTCGATGTCTGCGTGCTCGCGACGGCGACCGACGCCGGCATGCACGGCTACCGGCTGTTCGTGCCGTCGGACTGCGTGGCATCGGAAACGCCAGGGCGCAAGCAGGCTTCGCTGAAGCTGCTGCGCGATTCGCTCCACGTCGACACGCGCGCCTCGCGCGCGATCACGCTGCGCTGA
- the btuB gene encoding TonB-dependent vitamin B12 receptor — MSFRRNAPVHALAFACALALPALAHAAPQATDLDEVVVTANRTAVTVNDALAPVEVVDAEQIRRSQARSLPDLLRGRAGITLSNQGGQGKLTTLFLRGAESDHVLVLVDGIRIGSATSGLASLQDLPVDLIDRVEIVRGPRSSLYGADAIGGVIQVFTRRDREGFAPRVTVGGGSNGLNEFATGFGGGNGRAWFGADYSRSHTQGINACNGYFDPVTFDGAGCFIAPDSQPDRDGYTRDALSVRGGVDFNEQWTLEGHALRNEGDNEFDGDFTDRAKTVQQVVGGKLRWHPNDRVDLHLTAGRNQDASDNYLGDTYLDYFSTYRDSATLQGDFGLAEHHLLTVGLDWLEDSVSSTTPYDESSRDNKAAFVQYQGRFAAQSLEASVRRDDNEQFGGHTTGSAAYGIEFAQNWRITAGYGSAFKAPTFNELYFPFFGNANLRPEDSDTWELGVAWRGDTLNVRLDTFSTEVDDLIAFDAALGLPNNVERARMQGAELGVDTTVAEWTIAGAISYLDTENRSGFYEGNELARRAKNSARVDVDRAFGDFRIGLTAVGEGSRFDDVANTRRLGGYGTLDLRAEYAITPALTLQARVANVFDREYETVAFYNQAGREWFLTLRYAPVN; from the coding sequence ATGTCCTTCCGCCGCAATGCCCCCGTCCACGCCCTCGCGTTCGCCTGCGCGCTCGCCCTGCCCGCGCTCGCCCACGCCGCGCCGCAGGCGACCGATCTGGACGAAGTCGTCGTCACCGCCAACCGCACCGCCGTGACGGTCAACGATGCGCTCGCGCCGGTGGAAGTGGTCGACGCCGAGCAGATCCGCCGCAGCCAGGCGCGTTCGCTACCCGACCTGCTGCGCGGACGCGCCGGCATCACGCTGTCCAACCAGGGCGGCCAGGGCAAGCTCACCACGCTATTCCTGCGCGGCGCGGAATCCGACCACGTGCTGGTGCTGGTCGACGGGATCCGCATCGGTTCGGCGACGTCCGGCCTGGCCTCGCTGCAGGATCTGCCGGTCGATCTGATCGACCGCGTCGAGATCGTCCGCGGCCCGCGTTCCAGCCTGTACGGCGCCGACGCCATCGGCGGCGTGATCCAGGTGTTCACGCGACGCGACCGCGAAGGCTTCGCTCCGCGCGTCACCGTCGGCGGCGGTTCCAACGGCCTCAACGAATTCGCCACCGGCTTCGGCGGCGGCAACGGCCGCGCCTGGTTCGGCGCCGACTACTCACGCAGCCACACGCAGGGCATCAACGCCTGCAACGGCTATTTCGACCCGGTGACCTTCGACGGTGCCGGTTGCTTCATCGCGCCGGACTCGCAGCCCGACCGCGACGGTTACACGCGTGACGCACTCTCCGTGCGTGGCGGCGTCGACTTCAACGAGCAGTGGACCCTGGAAGGCCACGCGTTGCGCAACGAAGGCGACAACGAATTCGACGGCGACTTCACCGACCGCGCCAAGACCGTGCAGCAGGTCGTCGGGGGCAAGCTGCGCTGGCACCCGAACGACCGCGTCGACCTGCACCTCACCGCCGGCCGCAACCAGGACGCGTCCGACAACTACCTCGGCGACACCTACCTCGACTACTTCAGCACCTACCGCGACAGCGCCACGCTGCAGGGCGACTTCGGCCTGGCCGAGCACCACCTGCTCACCGTCGGCCTGGACTGGCTGGAAGACAGCGTGAGCAGTACCACGCCGTACGACGAGAGCAGCCGCGATAACAAGGCCGCATTCGTGCAGTACCAGGGTCGCTTCGCAGCGCAATCGCTGGAAGCCAGCGTGCGCCGCGACGACAACGAACAGTTCGGCGGCCACACCACCGGCAGCGCCGCATACGGCATCGAGTTCGCGCAGAACTGGCGCATCACCGCCGGCTACGGCAGCGCGTTCAAGGCGCCCACGTTCAACGAGCTCTACTTTCCGTTCTTCGGCAACGCGAACCTGCGTCCGGAAGATTCCGACACCTGGGAACTGGGCGTGGCCTGGCGCGGCGATACGCTCAACGTGCGCCTGGACACCTTCAGCACCGAGGTCGACGACCTCATCGCCTTCGACGCCGCGCTGGGCCTGCCCAACAACGTCGAACGCGCGCGCATGCAGGGCGCCGAACTCGGCGTGGACACGACCGTCGCCGAATGGACCATCGCCGGCGCGATCAGCTACCTCGACACCGAGAACCGCAGCGGCTTCTACGAAGGCAACGAACTCGCCCGCCGCGCGAAGAACAGCGCGCGTGTCGACGTGGACCGCGCATTCGGCGATTTCCGCATCGGCCTGACCGCCGTGGGCGAAGGCTCGCGTTTCGACGACGTCGCCAACACGCGTCGCCTGGGCGGCTACGGCACACTCGACCTGCGCGCCGAATACGCCATCACGCCCGCGCTGACATTGCAGGCCCGCGTGGCCAACGTGTTCGACCGCGAGTACGAGACGGTGGCGTTCTACAACCAGGCGGGGCGGGAGTGGTTCCTCACGCTGCGCTACGCACCGGTGAACTGA